The stretch of DNA CGAGAACACGCACGCGCTGTTCACCGGGAAGATGTTCTCTGCGGCAGAGAGGAAGGTCCGTACACCTGTTGGTGCGGGGGAGATGTTCGGCGCATTCAGGGGGGCGGGGTACCAGACCATGTGGCAAGAAGATCTCTGCTGGACAGCGATTTGGGGGCTCATGACGGATATGGTCGCCAACAAATTTGAAGAGCTCGAAGGAAAGTTGAAGGAAAACTTTGTAGATCACACAGGTACTTTATACAATAAGTATAAAGTAACTGATTCCGTGTTTGCCCGAAAACAGGCCTTTGTAAgagatgaaaaaagaaaatgcgctcccccccccaaaaaaaaagcgCCTCGCATAAAAGTACTCTACTTTTTAGACTTAGAAGGGGGGTAACGAGGCTACCCGCCACGACATTTTATCATTGAGCTTGTTTTATTATGGTTTTTGGATTATTTTACTTCCTGCACTTCGAATAACAGCATTTTGTATCTAGAGAGAAATGATTTAGAAGGTCCTTGCACAATATATTCGAGCATATTCGAGCAATCATGGGTACACAAACAAGATGTCAATCTTTACATGGACATCATTCGAAAAAAACCCATTTAGTTGTTGTTTTACTGTGCGTAGGAGGGTGCGGCGTAACCAGAAAATCTTGCTGActcttcaaaaaaaaaaatacccattTTTTCGCTCGGTCTCCCCTGATGAGGTCAATACCATATTTAATAAGGCATATATCATATATTCTCAATAAATAACTGAGTGGtttaattatcatcatcattatcatgcTTATTGTTTATCCATCTTTATTATAATAAGCAtcttcaacatcatcattttcatcatcatgatATCGCTTGTCGACTCtaacccttttttttctttatcctGCAAAGGTGTGACGCACTCGAGCTGCCCAATCCTAGGCGCCTACGGCACCAACAATCCATTCCAAGGACCTAAAGGCGATCAAATATGCTACAACGGTGACTTCCATCACACATACCTTCTCAACTACACAAGTAATCTGGTTCAAGCCATCGCGCGCGATCCCCACGCGAGGCCCTTACTCGCCTACATGAGCTCGAGTGTCGGTCATGACCATCGTGCCTTGCGTACCCAGACCTTGGATCCAGCGCTCGCCCGGTACGTCACGGAGATGGCCAACAGTGACACTATAACAGTCATTCTAGCAGATCACGGGAACACGTACTCTGAATACACTATCTCGTCACTGGAGGGAAAATTCGAGATGTTCCACCCGGTTTTGTTCATCATAATCCCCAATATCGTGGCGCGCTTGCTAGGAGAGGACGCCATGAAAGCTTTGGCCACCAATCAGCAAAGACTCGTCACTATGATTGATCTGCACCATACTCTAATGACATTGGTTGATCCGCTTCGTGGGCGTGTCACATCAAGGGGCCTATTTGCCCCCATCCCCGCAAACAAGACATGCAATGATGTGGAGCTTATTGCGCCTAATCTCTGCGTGTGCGAAGGCTGGGATAGTCCAACCACCAACGACACCTTTAAGGTGGCAATGGTGGAGTTTGCCCTAGGAGAGCTTAACAACATGTTGGTGAGCCAGCAAGCAAAGCTGATAAACCCCAGAGGCTTAGTCACATCCTGTCAGCGGCTAGGTGCTCTTCGGTTCGAAAATGTTCGTGAGCGTCATGACGCGGTTGATGGATCCCTTATCACGACTATGGATATTTATGTACCTGCCGGAGACGTCGTGCCTCAGAAGGAAGACTTGTTTCACGTGGAAATCAACTCCTTTGAGAAACCTGGAGACTCTTCTATGGGGCTACGACTATTGCAGTTTGATCGGCTATCTATGTTTGGTGGATACGGAGCATGCGCAGACAGGGGCGTCAACCTCTGTTCCGCGCGTTCAAATCACACATCTAGTAGAATATCGATGAATTATTCACCAAACGTTATTGGCAAGAAAGCCGTTATTTTGTCGTCTGTAGACCTCGAAAACTGTGTCCTGCTGTGGCAGCGGAATCACTTATTTGAAGCCTTTGCTTTCGAGATCACAAACTCGTGTTGGGGATCTGATTTTGTTATCTCCATCGACGCTCAACACAACAACATTCGATTTTCCCGAGGTATCCCGTTTACGGTTACAATACCATCGGGTACAAGACAGTTTGTATTGTCTGCAAAAAAGTATTACGCTTACTGGGGTTATACGCTCAAGGTTAACGTTCATGTGGCGGGAACCATCAAAGATGGTCATTTCACAAGAGTTAATAAACAATGGGATGGTTTGTTACATTTCTTCGTACTGGTTATAGCTCTTGCAATATTCGGGTGGCTTATATTCGACTGGGCGTACAGAGGAGGTAGAGACAGTAATAGAATTTCGAGGTATTTGTGTAGAAGAAAAATAACCACCCGAACTCAACTACGATAATTTAGTGATCAGGCGTTCAGGTTAATTTAATGTGTGTTAAGCTTCAGTATCacccggatttgtaacaattgTGAATTACTTACAAATCCCCAAAACCACAAACTGTGagattgggctacctgtgagattgggctacctgtgagattgggctacctgtgggattgggctacctgtgagaGTGGGCTACCTGTGAGATTGGGCTACCTCTGGTTAGAGCTTGAAAGAGTGGAACTCTCCGTTTGATCGACGCTCAAGTGCTTTTCTCGCTCTGATGAAGGAATGAAACGACTCTGAATTCAGAGAGCCGTCAAACATACCATTTCAGCTTCGTGATGATTTATTTCCTAAAGCTCTAATAAAACTGTCAACGGAGCAAGGCGTAACACAATTATTGTTTTACACTGGGTCACACGTGAGAAAAACctgtaaaaacaacaaaaaaaaaagaatcgtCCATACGTTATATTTTGTAGCATTCCTATGAGATTTGCCTACAAACGCAaagaataggggacttgcgctaagatatcacgtgaccttttgggtggcaaactagcgcgcgctcaggctttgtggcaaaataacacaccagagtgaagttagttccttattcgcagttccttttccgtctgtttccttattcgctcagttcccttttcaaatccggggggggggggggtacttacatgataccttttaattcgagttgaaacagtatttaggcataacagtttattcagagcaagtccaacagcattttcgtcgggtaaatttcgatgctttaacgtgctcgctgctaagaggagctgtgaacatgagactctatctgctacaaaaggtcaaattacgaaatgcgtgcaatcgctttcacaaatgaatctagcaaaagagaggaaatctacctctcatctaataaatgtatttgtatcttgggctttatttccaaacgcattaatatatttagaggggaaatattcacgctttacttgactacgtacgtatgtcgtgtgaatttgaccttgctaacaaaaccacaatttgacagatagtgttgttgtcaattaacaccttggctactagatatggctctgacaaaacaaatagattagtgcagtgacacgaatacGGGACtgctccttattcaagttagttttcgcgaataaggaaatggaatctcccaacgtccgatttcgttttacgactttatccgaataaggaatagactatgaagagggttgtcagtgtttgctcatcatttctcaataaaggacatgaaatttcataacgcccgatttcgctttaacgactcctttcgaaagagttctcgaaaaaggaaatggtatttcataactccctatctcgttttaactacttatccgaataaggaatagactaaaaagagggttttttatgttttctaaacatttctcgaataaataaatggaatctcccaacttccgatttcgttttacctacttatccgaataaggaatagactaaagagagggttcttagtgtttgctcatcatttctcaataaaggaaatgaaatttcataactcccgattcgCTTTTACGACTCCTTTCTAAAGAGTTcccgaaaaaggaaatggtatttcataacgcctgatttcgttttaactacttatccgattaaggaatagactaaaaagagggtcgttaatattttgttagcaaggtcaaattcacacgacatacgtacgtagtcaagtaaagcgcGAATATACTCCTCTAaacaaattgtgagaaaatactaacaatcctctttaaagtagattccttattcgaatagatatttaaaaagaaatcaggcgttatgaaataccatttcctttttcgagaaatgtttagaaaatactaaagaaccctctctttagtctattgcttattcggataagtagttaaaacgaaatcaggcgttatgaaataccatttccttattcgagaaatgttaagaaaatactaaagaaccctctctttagtctattgcttattcggataagtaggtaaaacgaaatcaggcgttatggaataccatttccttattctagaaatgtttagaaaatataaaaaaccctctttttagtctattccttattcggataagtagttaaaacgagatcgggagttatgaaataccatttcctttttcgagaactctttagAAAGGAGTCGTAAAAGagaatcgggagttatgaaatttcatgtcctttattgagaaatgatgagcaaacactgacaaccctcttcatagtctattccttattcggataaagtcgtaaaacaaaatcggacgttgggagattccatttccttattcgcgaaaactaacttgaataaggagcaGTCCCgtattcgtgtcactgcactaatctatttgttttgtcagagccatatctagtagccaaggtgttaattgacaacaacactatctgtcaaattgtggttttgttagcaaggtcaaattcacacgacatacgtacgtagtcaagtaaagcgtgaatattttccctctaaatatattaatgcgtttggaaataaagcccaagatacaaatacatttattagatgagaggtagatttcctctcttttgctagattcatttgtgaaagcgattgcacgcatttcgtaatttgaccttttgtagcagatagagtctcatgttcacagctcctcttagcagcgagcacgttaaagcatcgaaatttacccgacgaaaatgctgttggacttgttctgaataaactgttatgcctaaatactgtttactcgaattaaaaggtatcatgtaagtaccccccggatttgaaaagggaactgagcgaataaggaaacagacgaaaaaggaactgcgaataaggaactaacttcaCTCTGGTAAATAACACCAACAAAAAGCAAGTTATTTAGTGCATACGAATAAAaccagaaagttttttttttcacaaaggttttgttatcatttaaaaggtttttttcgtcgttctctggcgtGACGGGCGCAATCATTTctatgtttattttggcttgaattttcCACCCAAAAGTTCACGTGATCTTAAGTCCCCTTTCAGAAAGACGACTCTTCTATTCTTTCCCGTGACCCTTTGCGCTTAACTACGTTCAGGTTTCTCTCGTCGCTCGTTTACCGTTTACTGGGCTtgcctgggtacgaggcagAGAGAGCACACTTGCAGATTTCCCTTGTGGTTAACAGTTCTCACTGGGTTGCGTTGCGTGTTTCTTTTACATTCTAAgaaaaacctttcacttactCTGAAAATATTTACAGAGCATGCATTTCGACAGTTTTCACATTATTCTCTCAGTGATCAAATCCACCCATACTGATCATTTAAAATGACGGCCGGTACTCAGGCCTGCGCCTCACGGTTCTCCGCTGACCAGATTGCCGCGGGCTCATGTTTCGTTCGTACATTGGCTTCATGCAGAAGTAGATGCGGATCGTATCTCCTTCGGGGGACTTGAAGTTGTACGAGCTTTCGCGACGGCAAAAAGCAGACTCAAGGCGCTCCTGTTTTACGCCAACATCCTGATgggaacaaataaaataatcaaagCGTGGCTGGGAGACTACTCCTTCACCCCATTGACCCCTTGCGCTCGATGTGCCCAGTTTGGaacatgggggtggggggaggtaTGTAACCATGTCATGTACtttgatgggagggggggggggtcaaccCCTTGCTATCCTGTTCCATGGGGATAGAGTGTCTGTGCTGTCTGTACTTACCTGACCATACTTCTCCCAACATCCATCTTTGGCACCAGCTCGATACCAGACCCAGCGGGTACTCAAAGGCTCCGCCCCTTTCTTCTTGGCATAGGACGGTGTTGACAGGCGTCTGATGTCTGTGCGATATCGATTGATCTCAATACGCATATCCTCAAACTCTATGCGGACATGACTTTCATCCGAGCTTGATGATTGACGGTGTCTCCTAAAGCACATCAACTTATGATCAAGACACAAATCTCCAATCCACAAAGACTTGATACTGCCACCTCACCCCTAAGGGTTAAAGCTTTGAAAGCCCTTTGTAATCTTTGtttgtaatctttgtttatcgagggtagcatatttaaccgaatatacagttttctaacatatggcccttggttagtaagcactgtcactggggatATAAGAATGATAGCAAGCTTTGTAAATTAAGGGGAAGGATGATGATACAGAGACATTTAAAAAGCTAGGGAGGaaccacacccctactggtcatttacttatatttaaaaaaaaaatacaaagaagtCCTACCTCCCCCTGGCCCTGTGGTctaaagaaataaataaactttcaCTTACATAAAAGATACAGAAGAAGATAGATCTGGTGAAATGTCACTAGTTGTGACAACATCATTTGATACATCACAATATAGTTTCTCTAAGATGTCATTGTCATGAGCAGACAGGCTTTTCCAGCCTTCAAGGGGGGCTCTGAACTGCCAATGATAGGCTAGGGGGCAGTGATGGTTGTCACAGTGATGGCCATGTGTGCAATCTCCTTTGATGAATGcagcacaaatatgagcttgagaattaaatttgatgtttactgaaaaaaacacacaatttAGATTATTGCCATTACaaaggacagacagacagatgtTTCTTTGGGGGGGGCATGCGACCAAGAAGTTATAAGGTGAATCTGAGAAATCATTGTTTGTTCCCCTAATTATGTTATTCTGCAAGGGTTTGTTTAAATCCTCTTTGCATTATATATATTCAGTCTTTTTTGTGGCTGGCCCTTTgttagatatatatatataataaatcAGATTTTTAGCTTTTCTGATGAGGCAAGTGGGATCGTTTGCCTTGTAGGCTACAGCGCTATTATGGTCCCCATACATGTATGCCTGATCTGTTTGTACTTACTTCCCTCTCTGTTTCCCTCCTTTCCAGCATCTCTTGTATATCCACCCGTCTTGTGGCTTTTGACATAATGCATCTGTCTGCCATTGTCATATGCATCCAGGTCATTGCAGTAAGCATTTGGGAACTTGTTTCTCCATCTGTATGCCCACAGTACGCAATAAAGTGTCAAACACATTGCACACACCCTAGAGTTACTGAGTGGATCTGCAATGCTATGAGTTTCCAGTACACTGACAGATGCAAACTTATCATAGAAGTAAAGAGAAACATTAGCCAAAAAGGCACTCACATCAACTAATAAAAGAGTGACAAATGGTATGACCACGACAACCAGAAGTTCTAGAAACTTGACAGTTGATCTCAGTACTGATCTCCAGACCAGCTGCACATACTTCAGTTCCAAGAACCACATAATTGACCTTATTAGGAAAGACAATAATGTCCCCACAATTCTCAGAAGGTATCCGATACCAGCTGTCAGGAATCGCAGAATGATTGACATGAAATTGACAAGTAGTGTCCCTAGCACAGCTAGGATCTTGTAGACGACAGACCATAGATCTTTTAATGTGAGTATGACCGGACTCATCACAAACCAAACAATGGACATCAAAATGTCCAGCAGCTGTAACACAAGCTTTGAGTAATAATACAGATGGTAAGCTGTAAGCAGGGCAAGAACTACAAGGGACGCAGTCACTGTAACTCGCCCCCCTGGCACAAGATCGCACAGCAGTAAAAACAATCGACGGCAAAGTTCGCAAAATCCTCTTGCATAAATTCTTATTTCTCTTAGCTGAATATTGACCTGGTTTTTCAGTTCGGAGATTTGATTTTCCACGGGAACCCGTAGCCTTTGGTGTAATTCAGCTTTAAAGAAATCGTAGTACTCTATAGGTTTCCGGAGATATACCACGAAAAATGCTTTATAATCGAAGTAGATTACTGCCCGTATTGCGCGAACTAGAGTGTTCCATGAATTACGCAGTGTTGTAAACACCCAAACTATGGATGTGTAAATAGCTATAAGAAAATTCAGTAATGGGGCTAGCATTACATATATTTTCGTTAATATGGTGCTAACTCTTGTGAGAACGGTGTTCCACTTATCTCTGAAAACAGCTACAACTTGATAGAGAAAACAAGGCTTCGCTTTATCACTGTGACCTTTCGCATCTACGTCCGCCGCCATTTTCTtgacaaattcaaaacaagttGTCTAGTTCTCCAGGTTCTAATTAAACAGCAAGGGGACCTTAGGACTCAGCAAACCAATAACCTTGTCCCGGATGACCAAAAAGATGGATCTAAAAATTGTGGAGGATAGAAGTATGCATTGCGCAGCGAAGAACCTTCTATAAGAATGTTTCGACGAGGATACACATTTTTCGCACGACGACACaaaccacaggcaacccactCTCAATCGGAGTTATGGCCAACAAACGCACCCCAAAAAGTAAGATGCTTTCAGCAgcggcatagccaggatttttaacaggaggggggcCATAAGGCCCTTTCAATagacattttctcctgtattttagataatgtcgcatatttactgtattttattattggctaatagagggggtggggaggggtgctGGGCCACGGGAATCTGGCTTTCTAGAGTTGAtgtcttttgttgttttctatGGGCAAGTATCTTAATTTGCAAACACCCACGCTCTCAGCTAAGCTGACAATGAAGTACGGGCGATAGGATAGTTTATTGGTGTTTCATTAAATTTTTGCATTAGTTATTTGCAGCTTAGACTGGAAGTGGTGCTGTGTTCCCTTTTTTTGTCAGTAGCATTTGCCATGATGTTTGGTTCCTACACCAGGGGCGTAGGCAGGGGGGTGGCCAAggcccccttctagcagccaaaaatatagTAAATTGAAAAGGCCTTTTGCACCCCCTCcggttaaaaatcctggctacgccgctgtacACTGCTTTGAACCCAAACAGCTTACATTCAGttgattttttaaaagccTGGCCATGATGCAGCTCTGTAGTCCAGTGATAAGAAAATACTGTACTTGTGCTAAAAAACACACACTCGTCTCCTATCCCTCAAGGTATTCTCTCAGGTGCCTTAAGCTGGTTGAAGACCAGAAATAAATTGTTTCAACTAACAAAACATCATTTGTTCATTGATATTATACCTATGATACATTTGCTTTAGGATGCAATGCAAGTCTAGAGAACCTAGGAAATACCTGTGAACACACCTTTTTGTCACCTCTTACAGCATAATGTGTGGGTTTGACATCTATTTTAAAAATAGGTTAAAACAGCCCATATCAAAGGCTAAAAGGCCCAATAGAACATATGCTGACCCTACCCCCTTTGCTAATTGTTGTAATTTATCTCTTGGTGAGCATatgtgacttttttttaagttcGAGTCCAacaattctttaaaaaaatgagttTTTATGATGCATCTTTCTCCATATGATCTCTTGTATTTGTACGGAAAAATTTGGCTtggaaaatcataaaaatcaaAGATTAAATCGCATGCaataagtttttttaagtgtacatatatatataaaaggtATATTATTTTACAACAGATTTATCTATGAATACTAGAATAATACTAGTGTAACAACaaaaattttaaatacaagagataTCAATTTTATATTTCTTAATATCTTAAGAAATGGCTGTCCTCGTCTGCTTGAttcacttttctttttcttcttctcccATTTTCTCCACATCTGTAGCAGTGGCTTCTCCCTTAGCGATGGCATCTCTATTGCGACTTGCTATTTCTATGCTATGTGGATGAACAGGCAATATACCAGCCTGGAAAACAAATGGTCAAATCACTTATTAATATGATTAAGTTGAGTAAATGCCAGTGAATAAAATTAAAGATCATAAAAATGCATTAGCACTCCACaagcacattttaatttgaCCAAAATTTCTGATTAATAACTGCATATTCCTTCCCATGCACACACAATTTCATCAATGCCATCCATATAGATTTTGATAAGAACATTAAGCCTGAACATTTCTTTGTTAGATTATGTTTAAAAAACACACCAGCCTCTGTTATCAAAACCTTTTGTGGATATAGTCAGGCTCACAGGGGGTGCACACATCCCAGCCCGTCTGATACCACAAAGTTTCCTtgtttactttaaaaaaaattgtaaaacatTAGGCTTTGTTCATATGGTATTCATGCTTGCGCAATCTTCCTCAGCAAACCCTAGCTATGCAACTTGTAGTCATAACAAGATTcttttctgtttctttttaaagAGCCTAAACAATCAAATTTTAGGGGATAATCATCAAGGCCATTCGCTATGCAAGGGAATCAATGTCTAGGGCATTGCTAGAACATTTTAAGCTTTAAAGTgctgaaaaattaaaaatatattattaaaaatatatttcttaaAAGAACAAGTGTAAAACTCAGATAGACCAATCCCACACTAACTGACAAAGTACATTTCTTACCAGTCCAAGCAACATAGCTACAGGTCGTGTTGGCTCAGCTCCAACAGATAACCAATACCTGTAATCAAGAGTGACATCATTAGCATTTATTACAGTAGAACTAACATTAAAGGGACCTGCAATGTGTTCATTACATAATATATCCCTTTAAAAGAAGACGCAAGTGcatacttcaaaataacaaatgtttatatttatatgtATTAATACACAAGACTTAAGCACAAACTATTGCTAGCTAGATTTCATTGAGCACAACTTGCACCAAAAGACATGAGTAAGAGAGTGAGCCTCTTAATAAATAACGTCTGAGATGGTGACAGACTAGGCTGGTCAATTTTTAGAAGTTGTCGGACAATCAAATAGTGTATGGGATAATCTGTTTGATCCAAATTGTTAATTCTGAAAAGAGGTTTGCGTCCTCACCA from Nematostella vectensis chromosome 8, jaNemVect1.1, whole genome shotgun sequence encodes:
- the LOC5510464 gene encoding uncharacterized protein LOC5510464, with the protein product MAADVDAKGHSDKAKPCFLYQVVAVFRDKWNTVLTRVSTILTKIYVMLAPLLNFLIAIYTSIVWVFTTLRNSWNTLVRAIRAVIYFDYKAFFVVYLRKPIEYYDFFKAELHQRLRVPVENQISELKNQVNIQLREIRIYARGFCELCRRLFLLLCDLVPGGRVTVTASLVVLALLTAYHLYYYSKLVLQLLDILMSIVWFVMSPVILTLKDLWSVVYKILAVLGTLLVNFMSIILRFLTAGIGYLLRIVGTLLSFLIRSIMWFLELKYVQLVWRSVLRSTVKFLELLVVVVIPFVTLLLVDVSAFLANVSLYFYDKFASVSVLETHSIADPLSNSRVCAMCLTLYCVLWAYRWRNKFPNAYCNDLDAYDNGRQMHYVKSHKTGGYTRDAGKEGNREGINIKFNSQAHICAAFIKGDCTHGHHCDNHHCPLAYHWQFRAPLEGWKSLSAHDNDILEKLYCDVSNDVVTTSDISPDLSSSVSFMRHRQSSSSDESHVRIEFEDMRIEINRYRTDIRRLSTPSYAKKKGAEPLSTRWVWYRAGAKDGCWEKYGQDVGVKQERLESAFCRRESSYNFKSPEGDTIRIYFCMKPMYERNMSPRQSGQRRTVRRRPEYRPSF
- the LOC5510479 gene encoding uncharacterized protein LOC5510479 — protein: MYGNMGITSHLWKRFRRIRCRKMVFIIVGAMFVYVVFLRLHERHHDPLYHKDKRTVSRKTYEQVRCLSGRGCKPSVYRSVDAILREQGISQEQGSTGSIKPMIHIEEYTESRQQFIMGTGDKKYSMERVSNRNQIGISEGMGQNVNNRVKKRSSGTKRRGRGPKGSPNNLGEARFGELSKSTRQARLDKDGSKQGPCQDFLLARETFYGDCTPHVSGEDACKLAKELHKLNNDILSCKQSRIDICRVEMATHGVRGVSVTVKCDTNECLDQMAPNSIKVEVLEPGTGKMETAGTFTAIGDLEKQLPQIINASIANRFYFVVISCIKKSNKSKTISQLLTFDLKLTLRRDTSKLRDKGLVNANILLLDSVSRAHFYRSLPKTIELFRSWESRPDRAPARVFDFELFQSVEGHTAENTHALFTGKMFSAAERKVRTPVGAGEMFGAFRGAGYQTMWQEDLCWTAIWGLMTDMVANKFEELEGKLKENFVDHTGVTHSSCPILGAYGTNNPFQGPKGDQICYNGDFHHTYLLNYTSNLVQAIARDPHARPLLAYMSSSVGHDHRALRTQTLDPALARYVTEMANSDTITVILADHGNTYSEYTISSLEGKFEMFHPVLFIIIPNIVARLLGEDAMKALATNQQRLVTMIDLHHTLMTLVDPLRGRVTSRGLFAPIPANKTCNDVELIAPNLCVCEGWDSPTTNDTFKVAMVEFALGELNNMLVSQQAKLINPRGLVTSCQRLGALRFENVRERHDAVDGSLITTMDIYVPAGDVVPQKEDLFHVEINSFEKPGDSSMGLRLLQFDRLSMFGGYGACADRGVNLCSARSNHTSSRISMNYSPNVIGKKAVILSSVDLENCVLLWQRNHLFEAFAFEITNSCWGSDFVISIDAQHNNIRFSRGIPFTVTIPSGTRQFVLSAKKYYAYWGYTLKVNVHVAGTIKDGHFTRVNKQWDGLLHFFVLVIALAIFGWLIFDWAYRGGRDSNRISRYLCRRKITTRTQLR